From one Pseudomonas sp. S35 genomic stretch:
- a CDS encoding DUF523 and DUF1722 domain-containing protein has product MSSSAKPKIAISACLLGENVRFNGGHKQSLLCSQTLADYFDFVPLCPEVAIGLGIPREPIRLVGDPAHPQAVGTVHRELNVTQPLDDYGQQMAQEHTDLCGYIFMQKSPSCGLERVKVYRDNGTPVDGGGRGIYAQAFCARHPNLPVEEDGRLNDPVLRENFLTRVFVYASWQQLLAEGLTRHGLLAFHSRYKYLLMAHSPEHYKSLGHLLGSMGKGTDLNELAECYFSDLMTGLTKCATRGTHTNVLQHISGYLKQVISADDKQEMQTVIGQYRHGIVPLVVPLTLLKHHFRQHPDRYIAQQAYLQPHPENLSLRNAI; this is encoded by the coding sequence ATGTCCAGCAGCGCAAAACCGAAGATCGCGATCAGCGCCTGCCTGCTGGGCGAGAACGTGCGCTTCAACGGTGGCCATAAGCAATCCTTGCTGTGCAGCCAGACCCTTGCCGACTATTTCGACTTTGTGCCGCTGTGCCCCGAAGTCGCCATCGGCCTGGGCATCCCCCGTGAACCGATCCGCCTGGTCGGCGACCCTGCCCACCCACAGGCCGTGGGCACGGTGCACCGCGAACTCAACGTGACCCAGCCCCTGGACGACTACGGCCAGCAGATGGCCCAGGAACACACCGACCTGTGCGGCTACATCTTTATGCAGAAGTCGCCGTCCTGTGGCCTGGAGCGAGTCAAGGTGTACCGCGACAACGGCACCCCGGTGGACGGCGGCGGACGCGGCATTTACGCCCAGGCGTTTTGCGCACGGCACCCCAACCTGCCAGTGGAAGAAGACGGCCGGCTGAATGATCCGGTGCTGCGCGAGAACTTCCTGACCCGCGTGTTCGTCTACGCCAGTTGGCAGCAGTTGCTGGCCGAAGGCCTGACCCGTCACGGCCTGCTGGCCTTTCACTCGCGCTACAAATACCTGCTGATGGCCCATAGCCCCGAGCATTACAAAAGCCTGGGCCACCTGCTGGGCAGCATGGGCAAAGGCACCGACCTCAATGAACTCGCCGAGTGCTACTTCAGCGATTTGATGACCGGCCTGACCAAGTGCGCCACCCGCGGCACCCACACCAATGTGCTGCAACACATCAGCGGCTACCTCAAGCAGGTCATCAGCGCCGACGACAAACAGGAAATGCAGACCGTGATAGGCCAATACCGCCACGGCATCGTGCCGCTGGTGGTGCCGCTGACCCTGCTCAAGCACCACTTTCGCCAACACCCGGACCGCTACATCGCGCAGCAGGCGTACCTGCAACCGCACCCGGAAAACCTCAGCCTGCGTAATGCGATCTAG
- a CDS encoding SDR family NAD(P)-dependent oxidoreductase, translating to MNTVSPRRYWLTGASSGIGAALAVELLDSGAHVALSSRTEAPLQALAQRYPGQVLVVAGDLTNSQTVREIGERIAAAWGSLDTVILNAGTCEYVDAKQFDSSIIEHVVRTNLLASSYCIEAALPLLRAGRTPHLVGVASAVTYLPMPRAEAYGASKAGLRYLFESLRISLSPENIDVTVISPGFVDTPLTERNDFPMPLSWPADKAARHIFAKLEKRPLEIAFPALFIATLWPLSKLPNRAQLIIGKRMLRNPPPKKDDL from the coding sequence ATGAACACGGTTTCGCCCCGTCGTTATTGGCTGACCGGTGCCAGCAGTGGTATCGGTGCCGCCCTGGCCGTGGAGCTGCTCGACAGCGGTGCCCATGTCGCCCTCAGTTCGCGCACCGAAGCGCCACTGCAAGCACTGGCCCAACGTTACCCCGGCCAAGTGCTGGTGGTGGCCGGCGACCTGACCAACAGCCAGACCGTACGCGAGATTGGCGAACGCATCGCAGCGGCCTGGGGCTCGCTCGACACCGTGATCCTCAACGCCGGCACCTGTGAATATGTGGATGCCAAGCAGTTTGACTCATCGATCATCGAGCACGTGGTGCGCACCAACCTGCTGGCCAGCAGTTATTGCATCGAAGCCGCCCTGCCCTTGTTGCGTGCCGGGCGCACACCGCATCTGGTGGGTGTCGCCAGCGCTGTGACCTACCTGCCGATGCCCCGCGCCGAAGCCTATGGCGCGTCCAAGGCCGGCCTGCGCTACCTGTTCGAATCCCTGCGTATCAGCCTGTCGCCGGAAAATATCGACGTCACGGTGATCAGCCCAGGCTTCGTCGACACGCCACTGACCGAGCGCAATGACTTCCCGATGCCCCTGAGCTGGCCGGCCGACAAGGCCGCCCGGCACATCTTCGCCAAGCTGGAAAAGCGCCCGCTGGAAATCGCCTTCCCGGCGCTATTCATTGCCACCCTGTGGCCGCTGTCGAAACTGCCGAACCGCGCTCAACTGATCATCGGCAAACGCATGCTGCGCAACCCACCACCGAAAAAGGACGACCTGTGA
- a CDS encoding TIGR02450 family Trp-rich protein, with the protein MNRLNPAKLLLSKWTAAHPRNKEKHFLVTELFRDEEGTVLDIELQAVMTKRGERLPWQTLQNAEAWKIGWK; encoded by the coding sequence ATGAACCGCCTCAACCCCGCCAAGTTGCTGCTGTCGAAGTGGACAGCAGCCCATCCGCGCAACAAGGAAAAACACTTCCTGGTCACCGAGCTGTTCCGTGACGAAGAAGGCACGGTGCTGGACATCGAGCTGCAAGCTGTCATGACCAAGCGCGGCGAACGCCTGCCGTGGCAGACGTTGCAGAATGCCGAGGCATGGAAAATCGGCTGGAAATAG
- a CDS encoding MerR family transcriptional regulator has product MKVALQDEPGEDIAQALEDGWLPIREVARQTGVNAVTLRAWERRYGLIVPQRTPKGHRLFSAEHVQRIHTILTWLNRGVPVSQVKHLIDSALASPDTVENEWHALRQTLVQAISELTERRVDDAFNQAMALYPPRTLCEQLLLPLIKELEQRWQGQFGAQMERVFFLSWLRSKFGARIYHNNRQLHGAPLLLVNQSDLPLEPHLWLSAWLASSADCPVEVFDWPLPAGELALAVEHLQPRAVLLYSSKALHLPALTKLLVGISCPALLVGPTVCIHQAELAVLTRDTPELFVAEDSLSAHQLLIQRGLL; this is encoded by the coding sequence ATGAAAGTTGCCCTGCAAGACGAACCCGGCGAAGACATCGCACAAGCCCTGGAAGACGGCTGGCTGCCGATTCGCGAAGTGGCGCGCCAGACCGGCGTCAACGCCGTGACCCTGCGCGCGTGGGAGCGCCGCTATGGCCTGATCGTGCCCCAGCGCACGCCCAAGGGCCACCGGCTGTTCAGCGCCGAGCACGTGCAACGCATCCACACCATCCTCACCTGGCTCAATCGCGGCGTGCCGGTCAGCCAGGTCAAGCACCTGATCGACTCTGCCCTGGCCAGCCCGGACACGGTCGAAAATGAATGGCACGCCCTGCGCCAGACCCTGGTGCAGGCCATCAGCGAACTGACCGAGCGCCGGGTCGATGATGCCTTCAACCAAGCCATGGCGCTGTACCCACCGCGCACCCTGTGCGAGCAACTGCTGCTGCCGTTGATCAAAGAGCTGGAGCAGCGCTGGCAGGGCCAGTTCGGCGCGCAGATGGAGCGGGTGTTTTTCCTGTCCTGGCTGCGCAGCAAGTTCGGGGCGCGCATCTACCACAACAATCGCCAACTGCACGGGGCGCCGCTGCTGTTGGTCAACCAGTCTGACCTGCCCTTGGAACCGCACCTATGGCTCAGCGCCTGGCTGGCCAGCAGCGCCGATTGCCCGGTGGAGGTGTTCGACTGGCCGCTGCCCGCCGGTGAACTGGCGCTGGCGGTGGAACACCTGCAACCGCGCGCAGTGCTGCTGTATTCGAGCAAAGCCCTGCACCTGCCGGCGCTGACCAAACTGCTGGTGGGCATCAGTTGCCCGGCCTTGCTCGTCGGACCAACGGTCTGCATCCATCAAGCGGAGTTAGCCGTATTAACCCGTGACACTCCTGAATTGTTTGTGGCCGAAGATTCGTTGTCGGCCCACCAGCTTCTGATCCAGCGTGGACTTCTCTAA
- a CDS encoding FAD-dependent oxidoreductase has product MKIAIIGSGIAGLTSAYLLSRRHDITLFEAGERIGGHTHTVNVTVEGKSYAVDTGFIVFNDWTYPNFIRLLGQIGVAFKPTEMSFSVCDEHTRFEYNGNNLNSLFAQRRNLLSPGFWGMLRDILRFNRQAPLDLQEQRISAEMTLGDYLKAGGYGERFVRHYIVPMGAAIWSMSLADMLGFPLQFFVRFFKNHGLLSVNNRPQWCVIEGGSSRYIEPLTRSFREQVRLNCPVHKVERTEDGVVIHSAGGSEAFDRVVFACHSDQALALLADPSQAEQEILGALPYADNDVVLHTDTRLLPDRKLAWASWNYRLSGNAQTQAAVTYDMNILQGIDSATTFCVSLNQTPMINPLKILARYTYAHPQYSLAAVAAQNRWEELAGVRNTFYCGAYWANGFHEDGVVSALRVAQAFGETL; this is encoded by the coding sequence GTGAAGATCGCCATTATCGGCAGCGGCATTGCCGGGCTGACCAGCGCCTACCTGCTCAGCCGCCGTCACGACATCACCCTGTTCGAGGCGGGCGAGCGCATTGGCGGGCATACCCACACGGTCAACGTGACGGTTGAAGGCAAAAGCTATGCGGTGGACACCGGTTTCATCGTGTTCAACGACTGGACCTACCCCAACTTCATCCGCCTGCTGGGGCAGATCGGCGTGGCATTCAAACCCACCGAGATGAGCTTTTCGGTGTGCGACGAACACACCCGTTTCGAATACAACGGCAACAACCTCAACAGCCTGTTCGCCCAGCGCCGCAATCTCCTGTCGCCGGGCTTTTGGGGCATGTTGCGTGACATCCTGCGCTTCAATCGCCAGGCGCCGCTGGACCTGCAAGAGCAACGGATCAGCGCCGAAATGACCCTCGGCGATTACCTCAAGGCCGGTGGTTACGGCGAGCGGTTTGTGCGCCACTACATCGTGCCGATGGGCGCGGCGATCTGGTCGATGTCCCTGGCGGACATGCTGGGCTTTCCGTTGCAGTTCTTTGTGCGCTTCTTCAAGAACCACGGCTTGCTGTCGGTGAACAACCGGCCGCAGTGGTGCGTGATCGAAGGCGGTTCCAGCCGTTATATCGAGCCGTTGACCCGCAGCTTTCGCGAGCAGGTCCGCCTCAATTGCCCGGTGCACAAGGTCGAGCGCACCGAGGATGGCGTAGTTATCCACAGCGCTGGCGGCAGCGAGGCATTTGATCGCGTGGTGTTCGCCTGCCATAGCGACCAGGCGCTGGCATTGCTCGCCGACCCGAGCCAGGCCGAACAAGAAATTCTCGGTGCCCTGCCCTACGCCGACAACGACGTGGTGCTGCACACCGACACCCGCCTGCTGCCCGACCGCAAACTGGCCTGGGCCAGTTGGAATTACCGACTGAGCGGCAACGCCCAGACCCAGGCGGCCGTGACCTATGACATGAACATCCTGCAAGGCATCGACAGCGCCACCACCTTCTGCGTCAGCCTCAACCAGACGCCGATGATCAACCCGTTGAAGATCCTCGCGCGCTACACCTACGCCCACCCGCAATACAGCCTCGCAGCGGTGGCCGCGCAAAACCGCTGGGAAGAACTGGCCGGTGTACGCAACACCTTTTATTGCGGCGCCTACTGGGCCAATGGTTTCCACGAAGACGGCGTGGTCAGTGCCTTGCGTGTGGCCCAAGCCTTTGGGGAAACCCTGTGA
- the phrB gene encoding deoxyribodipyrimidine photo-lyase: MHLIWLRTDLRLHDNTALAAASQRGPVAAVYLITPGQWLAHDDAPCKVDFWLRNLQHLSRSLGELNIPLLIRQAATWDQAPGVLSELCRELSVQSLHVNEEYGIHESRRDAAVSQALEADGVTFHSYLDQLFFQPGSVLTKTGTYFQVFSQFRKVCYTRLHSALPRLVSTPKAQARLALKSDQVPATVTGFEPPSDALRALWPAGEDEARRRLDAFADQQISYYKDERDFPAKPGTSQLSAYLAAGVVSPRQCLHAALQTNQGEFESGDIGAITWINELLWREFYKHILVGYPRVSRHRAFRPETEAVAWRNAPKDLAAWQEARTGLPIIDAAMRQLLETGWMHNRLRMVVAMFLTKNLLIDWREGERFFMRHLIDGDLAANNGGWQWSSSTGTDSAPYFRIFSPLSQSEKFDSEGVFIKHWLPQLAALNKKEVHNPEAAGGLFGVADYPRSIVDLKKSRERALAAFRSLPSRQSVVEHE; the protein is encoded by the coding sequence ATGCATTTGATCTGGCTGCGCACCGACCTGCGCCTACACGACAACACCGCCCTGGCCGCCGCAAGCCAGCGCGGCCCGGTTGCCGCCGTGTACCTGATCACGCCCGGGCAATGGCTGGCCCATGACGATGCACCGTGCAAAGTCGACTTCTGGCTGCGCAATTTGCAGCACTTGAGCCGGTCTCTGGGCGAGTTGAACATTCCCCTGCTGATCCGCCAGGCGGCAACCTGGGACCAGGCGCCCGGCGTACTCAGCGAACTGTGCCGGGAACTGTCGGTGCAGTCGCTGCACGTCAACGAGGAATATGGCATTCACGAAAGCCGTCGCGATGCCGCTGTGAGCCAAGCGCTGGAAGCCGATGGCGTGACCTTCCACAGCTACCTCGACCAACTGTTTTTCCAACCGGGCAGTGTGCTGACCAAGACCGGCACCTACTTCCAGGTGTTCAGTCAGTTCCGCAAGGTCTGCTACACACGGCTGCACAGCGCGCTGCCACGGTTGGTGTCCACGCCAAAGGCCCAGGCCAGGCTCGCCCTCAAAAGCGACCAGGTCCCGGCCACCGTTACAGGCTTCGAGCCACCCAGCGATGCCCTGCGTGCCCTGTGGCCTGCCGGTGAAGACGAAGCACGGCGCCGCCTCGACGCCTTCGCCGACCAGCAGATCAGCTACTACAAAGACGAACGCGACTTCCCCGCCAAGCCTGGCACCAGCCAGTTGTCGGCGTACCTCGCAGCGGGCGTGGTGTCGCCGCGCCAGTGCCTGCATGCCGCGCTGCAGACCAACCAGGGCGAGTTCGAAAGTGGCGACATCGGCGCCATTACCTGGATCAACGAGTTGCTCTGGCGCGAGTTCTACAAACACATTCTGGTGGGCTACCCACGGGTGTCCCGCCACCGTGCGTTCCGCCCCGAGACCGAAGCCGTGGCCTGGCGCAATGCGCCCAAGGACCTGGCCGCCTGGCAAGAGGCGCGCACCGGCCTGCCGATCATCGACGCCGCCATGCGCCAGTTGCTGGAAACCGGCTGGATGCACAACCGCCTGCGCATGGTGGTGGCGATGTTCCTGACCAAGAACCTGCTGATCGACTGGCGTGAAGGTGAGCGCTTCTTCATGCGTCATTTGATCGACGGCGACCTGGCCGCCAACAACGGTGGTTGGCAGTGGAGTTCGTCCACGGGCACCGACTCGGCGCCGTATTTCCGCATTTTCAGCCCGCTGAGCCAGTCGGAAAAATTCGACAGCGAGGGGGTTTTCATCAAGCACTGGCTGCCGCAATTGGCCGCGCTGAATAAAAAGGAAGTGCATAACCCCGAAGCCGCCGGCGGTCTGTTTGGCGTGGCGGATTATCCGCGTTCGATTGTCGACTTGAAAAAGTCCCGCGAGCGAGCCCTGGCGGCCTTTCGCAGCCTGCCTTCACGTCAGTCGGTCGTGGAACATGAGTGA
- a CDS encoding nuclear transport factor 2 family protein, which produces MSDFLQRFAHTFATLDKHNLHLLDSLYSQDIAFADPLHEVHGLSALRTYFAELYSNVSQLRFDFHGFDQVAEGEGYLRWNMVFCHPRLNGGKVINVQGCSHLMWDEKVYRHRDYFDAGAMLYEHLPVLGSVISWLKRRVG; this is translated from the coding sequence ATGAGTGACTTCCTGCAGCGCTTCGCCCACACCTTCGCCACGCTGGACAAGCACAACCTGCACCTGCTCGACAGCCTGTACAGCCAGGACATCGCCTTTGCCGACCCGCTGCACGAGGTCCACGGCCTGAGCGCACTGCGCACTTATTTCGCCGAGTTGTACAGCAACGTCAGTCAACTGCGCTTTGACTTCCACGGCTTCGACCAAGTAGCAGAAGGCGAAGGCTACCTGCGCTGGAACATGGTGTTTTGCCACCCGCGCCTCAACGGCGGCAAGGTGATCAACGTGCAAGGCTGCTCGCACCTGATGTGGGATGAGAAGGTATACCGCCACCGCGATTACTTCGATGCAGGCGCGATGCTCTACGAACATTTGCCCGTACTGGGTAGCGTCATCAGTTGGCTGAAAAGGAGAGTGGGATGA
- a CDS encoding FAD-dependent oxidoreductase, whose translation MTVPIAIIGTGIAGLSAARALRDAGHAVQLFDKSRGSGGRMSSKRSDAGALDMGAQYFTARDRRFVNEVQRWQSNGWAEQWKPQLYNFKSGQLTPSPDEQVRWVGTPRMSAITRALLDDLPVEFGCRITDVFQGTHHWNLLDADGSNHGPFSHVVIATPAPQATALLAAAPKLASAAAGVKMDPTWAIALAFDKPLDTPMEGCFVQDSPLDWLARNRSKPGRDNTLDTWVLHATSAWSKAHLDLPREAVIEHLHGAFAELLHSAMPEPSFSLAHRWLYARPSSSHEFGVLADADLGLYVCGDWCLSGRVEGAWLSGQEAARRLIEHLQ comes from the coding sequence ATGACTGTCCCCATCGCGATCATCGGCACCGGCATCGCCGGTCTCTCCGCCGCCCGAGCGTTACGAGACGCCGGGCACGCTGTGCAACTGTTCGATAAAAGCCGCGGCAGTGGTGGCCGCATGTCCAGCAAGCGCAGCGATGCCGGCGCATTGGACATGGGCGCGCAATACTTCACTGCCCGCGACCGACGCTTCGTCAACGAAGTACAGCGCTGGCAAAGCAACGGCTGGGCCGAGCAATGGAAGCCCCAGCTGTACAACTTCAAATCCGGCCAACTCACGCCCTCCCCCGATGAACAGGTCCGCTGGGTCGGCACGCCACGCATGAGCGCCATCACTCGGGCCCTGCTCGATGACTTGCCGGTGGAGTTCGGTTGCCGCATCACCGACGTGTTCCAAGGCACACACCACTGGAACCTGCTCGACGCCGATGGCAGCAATCACGGGCCGTTCAGCCACGTGGTCATCGCCACGCCAGCGCCACAGGCCACCGCCCTGTTGGCTGCCGCGCCCAAGCTGGCCAGCGCTGCCGCCGGGGTAAAAATGGACCCGACGTGGGCCATCGCCCTGGCGTTCGACAAACCCCTGGATACCCCGATGGAAGGCTGTTTCGTACAAGACAGCCCCCTCGACTGGCTGGCGCGCAACCGCAGCAAACCTGGACGCGACAACACCCTCGACACCTGGGTACTGCATGCCACCAGCGCTTGGAGCAAAGCCCACCTGGACCTGCCCAGGGAAGCCGTGATCGAACACCTGCACGGCGCTTTCGCCGAACTGCTGCACAGCGCCATGCCCGAGCCGTCCTTCAGCCTGGCGCACCGCTGGCTCTACGCACGACCGTCAAGCAGCCATGAATTCGGCGTACTCGCCGATGCCGACCTGGGCCTGTACGTGTGCGGCGACTGGTGCCTGTCCGGCCGCGTCGAAGGCGCCTGGCTCAGTGGCCAGGAAGCTGCACGACGCCTGATCGAGCACCTGCAATGA